Genomic segment of Dehalococcoidales bacterium:
AAGAATTCCTCCATGGACAGGCTTGCGCCTGCCGCCGGGTCATCCCTTCTCATTATTTCCCACAGGTCAAAGCCGGCGCCGACGGCAAAGGGAGCGGCAAAGCTGGTGCCGCTCTTGACTACATAGGCATCATCACTGTGAGAAGAGGCCAGGTTGACGTTTGTTCCGTAGAACACAATGTCCGGCTTGACGTATCCTTCTTTGGTCGGCCCTCTTGACGAGTACTGCGATATCCCGAAGGGTGAAACATCCACCGCGCCCACCGCCCATACCTCTGGATCGCAGGCGGGGCATACGATTGTCTCGGCCCCGGGGCCGCCGTTACCCGCCGCGGCAACGATGGGCATTCTCCAGCCCGCCCACTTCTCGTGAGACGCGATCACCGCCCGGCAGGCGACCCTTAGCGGGTCATCAGGATCGCCGTCATCCGGAGCGCCGAAGGACAGGTTGACAGCAGTAATGGTTTCCGGGTCGGTCCATATCTCCGCCAATTGCCGATCCTTGTTTTCCTCATAAGCCTGGTCAACCAACCTAACCACTTCGTTGAGACCAAGGATGACATTTTCCTCACTACCCTCTCCGTTATCGTCCAGAACCTTGATGTTCATCAGGTATACCCCCGGGCTGATCCCCTGGTCCTGGTACTCAGCCACCTGCCCTCCGCTCAAGGCATAAGCGACTCCGGTACCGTGGTCAAAGACATCTTCGACGGTGGGTGAGTCGCTGAAGTTTTTCTCATAGAGGACCTTACCCTTGAGGCCCCGGTGCGTTTTCCTTATGCCGCTATCCAGTATCGCGCAGGTTCCACCGTAACCGTTTATCGGCGGGTCAAAGGCCGTGCAAACCTGGTACCAGTATGGTGCGGTGCTGCCCACCAGAGCGCCGTAGGTCGACTGGACCTCTCCGATCGC
This window contains:
- a CDS encoding S8 family serine peptidase; translation: MNRYALISKGRPLAELESLARQYGGKEINYAPLLGQVFCTLDPAAAQKLAQSPGLVVKLIKGVSTKYTDALQIAAPEKLMPGQEAIGEVQSTYGALVGSTAPYWYQVCTAFDPPINGYGGTCAILDSGIRKTHRGLKGKVLYEKNFSDSPTVEDVFDHGTGVAYALSGGQVAEYQDQGISPGVYLMNIKVLDDNGEGSEENVILGLNEVVRLVDQAYEENKDRQLAEIWTDPETITAVNLSFGAPDDGDPDDPLRVACRAVIASHEKWAGWRMPIVAAAGNGGPGAETIVCPACDPEVWAVGAVDVSPFGISQYSSRGPTKEGYVKPDIVFYGTNVNLASSHSDDAYVVKSGTSFAAPFAVGAGFDLWEIMRRDDPAAGASLSMEEF